Proteins encoded in a region of the Pseudothermotoga elfii DSM 9442 = NBRC 107921 genome:
- a CDS encoding tripartite tricarboxylate transporter permease — translation MHVLIDYFKYLVEIITDPIILFNMAWATLLGMLVGTLPGLTATLGVAILTTLTFGFPTKTAIGMLVGVYIGAIYGGSRTAIVLNIPGTPANAATTVDGFPLARSGQAGFALNVATIMSGIGSVIGAIFIVTLAPLLGKLALEFGSWEFAVLAVFGTVIAGSLTAPKDPLKGWIAGFLGLMISQIGLDEITSFPRYTFGNIQLYGGIALLPVLVGVYGIPEILMNLKRTTKMEVALNFSKNKSSVSYGKTILKNWINIIRSGIVGVFIGVIPGVGEDVSSWVSYDLAKRSSKEPEKFGQGSLEGLTAAETANNACVAGAIIPVLTLAVPGSAPAAVLLAALWIHGVRAGPLLPIEHPEMIGNVAAMFTIATILMVIFGLLVTRLFLKILLVPTEILMPIIFVLCVVGTYVLNGRMFDVWIMLLFGLLGYFMRLNDFPAAPFVLGFILGPMADTNLRRALMLSKGSLLPFFTRPISLILLIAMFLVMFSKYFSRKRGAKNE, via the coding sequence ATGCATGTCCTTATTGATTATTTCAAATACCTTGTTGAAATCATAACTGATCCGATTATCCTTTTCAATATGGCATGGGCAACATTGCTTGGAATGCTTGTTGGTACATTACCGGGACTGACAGCTACACTTGGTGTAGCAATTCTCACAACCCTCACTTTTGGTTTTCCCACGAAAACAGCCATAGGAATGCTTGTAGGTGTTTATATAGGAGCAATATATGGAGGAAGCAGAACTGCGATCGTGTTGAATATACCTGGAACCCCTGCCAATGCAGCAACCACGGTCGATGGATTTCCACTCGCCCGATCTGGGCAAGCAGGTTTTGCATTGAATGTGGCCACAATTATGTCTGGCATTGGTTCTGTTATCGGGGCAATTTTTATAGTTACGCTTGCACCCCTTTTGGGAAAACTTGCACTCGAGTTTGGTTCCTGGGAATTTGCTGTTCTTGCAGTTTTTGGAACAGTTATAGCCGGAAGTTTGACGGCACCAAAAGATCCACTAAAAGGGTGGATTGCAGGATTCCTGGGATTGATGATTTCGCAGATAGGTCTGGACGAAATCACATCTTTTCCAAGATACACTTTTGGAAACATTCAACTTTATGGTGGCATAGCCCTGTTACCTGTTCTGGTTGGTGTATACGGAATACCAGAAATATTGATGAATTTGAAAAGAACAACAAAAATGGAAGTAGCGCTGAATTTCTCAAAAAATAAATCTTCGGTATCTTACGGGAAAACAATTTTGAAAAATTGGATAAACATAATCAGATCAGGAATAGTAGGAGTTTTCATAGGAGTCATTCCCGGAGTTGGTGAGGATGTTTCTTCGTGGGTTTCATACGACCTGGCAAAAAGGTCTAGCAAAGAACCTGAGAAATTTGGTCAGGGTTCCCTTGAAGGACTAACAGCAGCAGAAACAGCAAATAATGCCTGTGTTGCAGGTGCGATAATCCCTGTTTTAACGCTCGCAGTACCCGGAAGCGCTCCAGCAGCAGTCCTCCTGGCTGCTTTATGGATCCACGGTGTCAGAGCTGGCCCACTATTACCAATAGAACATCCTGAGATGATAGGAAATGTGGCAGCAATGTTCACTATAGCGACAATATTGATGGTTATCTTTGGCCTTCTGGTAACAAGACTGTTCCTGAAAATATTACTTGTTCCCACGGAAATACTTATGCCCATAATATTTGTGCTCTGTGTGGTTGGGACATATGTACTCAACGGTCGTATGTTTGATGTATGGATCATGCTTCTTTTCGGTCTGCTTGGTTACTTCATGAGACTGAACGATTTCCCCGCAGCACCTTTCGTACTGGGTTTTATCCTTGGGCCAATGGCTGACACAAACCTCAGGCGTGCTTTAATGCTATCCAAAGGCAGTCTATTGCCATTTTTCACACGACCCATATCATTGATTCTCCTAATAGCAATGTTTTTGGTAATGTTTTCCAAATATTTCTCAAGAAAAAGGGGGGCAAAAAATGAGTAA